DNA sequence from the Archangium lipolyticum genome:
CCGAGGTCACCAAGGCCCTGCAGAGCCTGGACACCGCGTCGCGCCGCACGGGCGCGGACATCAGCGTCCAGCTGCAGAAGACAGTGGAGGACCTGGCGCAGCTGCGCGGCCAGGTGGAGACGTACCTCCACAAGATTGGCGAGTTGGAGACGGCGCTCGCGAAGACGAACGAGGACACGGAGAAGCGGCTGCTGGAGCTCAAGGGTGAGGCGGCCCTCAAGGAGGCCGAGGCCCGGAAGAAGGCCGAGGAGCTGAAGCGGCCCACGGACAAGAAGGAGTTCCTCGCGATGGCGCAGGAGAAGGCCAAGGCGGGGGACACGGCGGTGGCCCGGCAGCTGTACACGGAGTTCCTCAAGAAGTGGCCGAAGGACGCGCTGGCGGCCGAGGCCCATTACGGGCTGGGCGAGACGTACTTCGCCGAGGACAAGTGCCGCGAGGCCCTGCCGGAGTACGGCAAGCTGCTGCAGGACTACCCGAAGGCGGAGCCCACGCCGGAGGCGTACCTGCGCTCCTCGGACTGCTTCAAGAAGTTGAAGATGCCGGAGGAGTCGCGGCTGGCGTTGGAGGAGCTCGTGAAGAGCTATCCGAAGTCGGAGGCGGCGAAGACGGCGAAGAACCGGCTGGCGGAACTGGACAAGGCGAAGAAGAAGGGAACGAAGAAATGAGACTGCGCCTGACGCTGCTCTCCCTGCTCGCGCTGCTGCTGACGCCCCTGGTGGCGGGCGCGGCGCCCAAGCAGGTGGTGTTGCTCTTCACCGGAGACAACGGGGGCGA
Encoded proteins:
- a CDS encoding tetratricopeptide repeat protein, with amino-acid sequence MRRLALIALPLAISGCFYPADRGRALEARIEKLDATQAQLQAELKQTRAQLDATLPRIDEKVAEVTKALQSLDTASRRTGADISVQLQKTVEDLAQLRGQVETYLHKIGELETALAKTNEDTEKRLLELKGEAALKEAEARKKAEELKRPTDKKEFLAMAQEKAKAGDTAVARQLYTEFLKKWPKDALAAEAHYGLGETYFAEDKCREALPEYGKLLQDYPKAEPTPEAYLRSSDCFKKLKMPEESRLALEELVKSYPKSEAAKTAKNRLAELDKAKKKGTKK